From a single Nicotiana tomentosiformis chromosome 2, ASM39032v3, whole genome shotgun sequence genomic region:
- the LOC104088024 gene encoding F-box/kelch-repeat protein At1g15670-like, whose translation MTQDEFTTELLPGLPEEIALECLSRLHYSTHRVASRVCRRWCRLLQSKEFYYHRKQTGFTRKAACLVQALPVQSESKPVGQPRYAITVFDSVTGIWDRVDPIPKYPDGLPMFCQIATTEGKLIVMGGWNPASWDPIKDVFVYDFMTRRWTQCKDMPESRSFFAMGAAGGRVFIAGGHDESKNALSSAWVFDIASDEWTELPRMSEERDECEGVIIGSDFWVVSGYDTESQGRFKSSAELYELSTGEWRQVENAWGSSQCPRACVGVGKNGNLTCWSESDPNVKVGACGVDLGDRTLVTGSAYQGAPHGFFFVENSKKEGQNSKLVKIDVPEEFSGFVQSGCCVEI comes from the coding sequence atgaCCCAAGATGAGTTCACTACTGAGTTACTCCCGGGTTTACCCGAGGAAATTGCCCTTGAGTGCTTGAGCCGATTACACTATTCAACTCACCGAGTTGCTTCTCGTGTTTGTAGAAGATGGTGTAGGCTTCTTCAAAGCAAGGAATTTTATTACCATCGTAAACAAACCGGTTTTACTCGTAAAGCTGCTTGTTTAGTACAAGCACTTCCTGTTCAATCCGAGTCTAAACCTGTAGGACAACCGAGGTACGCTATCACGGTGTTCGACTCGGTAACTGGTATTTGGGATCGGGTTGACCCGATTCCAAAATATCCTGATGGGTTACCGATGTTCTGCCAAATTGCGACTACGGAAGGGAAACTTATTGTCATGGGCGGGTGGAACCCGGCGAGCTGGGATCCGATTAAGGATGTTTTCGTGTACGATTTCATGACTCGGAGGTGGACTCAGTGCAAGGATATGCCGGAGTCTCGGTCGTTTTTCGCTATGGGAGCTGCCGGAGGACGGGTTTTCATCGCCGGCGGCCACGATGAGAGCAAGAACGCGCTGAGTTCAGCGTGGGTATTTGATATTGCTAGTGACGAGTGGACTGAGTTGCCTCGGATGAGCGAGGAGCGTGACGAGTGCGAAGGTGTGATAATCGGGTCGGATTTCTGGGTCGTAAGCGGGTATGATACCGAAAGTCAAGGGCGGTTCAAGAGTAGCGCCGAGTTATATGAACTCAGTACAGGTGAGTGGAGGCAAGTTGAGAATGCTTGGGGGTCGAGTCAATGCCCTAGAGCATGTGTAGGGGTGGGCAAAAATGGAAATTTGACTTGCTGGTCTGAATCCGACCCGAATGTTAAAGTCGGAGCTTGTGGTGTTGACCTTGGTGATCGGACCTTGGTAACCGGGTCGGCCTATCAAGGAGCCCCGCATGGATTTTTCTTTGTGGAAAACAGCAAGAAAGAAGGGCAAAATAGTAAATTGGTGAAAATTGATGTTCCTGAGGAATTCTCAGGATTTGTGCAATCTGGATGCTGTGTGGAGATCTGA